tttggTTTGCTCTCTTCCCCTTTGTCCTCCGTGTCAGACTCTGCTTTGCGTTTGCTTCCCTCAGACTTCTCACTCTCATGCGCGGTTTTCTGGGACTGAAGGAACTCTGCGATGAGGTCCGGGCAGTCGAGGTTCTCCTCTGGCTCCCACGTGTTGTCTTCACTGCAACCAGAGACAACGGCTGAGATTTACGGACCGGGACCACTCACGCAAAGTCCCGGACACCAGGGCAAGCAGAAATgctgagagaagcagcaggacgATGGTGTCCTCGCCCCACGGAACAGACGGGAGCAGCGAGGCCAGAGGCCAGGGCAGTTATTTCCCttctcaggaaagaaaaggggcCCGTTTTATCCAGCTGCTCATCTCACGCTGCGCTAACGGGGTGGAAGCCCACTAGGCTGAGCTCACAGAGCCCTGATTAGAGCTGAGGCATTTAGCACCACCTTTTATGTATCTGTATATAATTACGGCTGCTCTTGGCCCGGTAGCTCCATTTGACAGACAAGGAGGCACGGGGAGACGCAGCCAGCTGCTCggagaggctgggagctggcgGCAGAGATGCTCGCAGCGGCGCAGCCCAAGAGGAGCCGCAGGCAGGGAGGCACTTACTCGGAGAAGCCTTTCCACTTCAGCAGGTATTCCACTTTGCCCTTCACCACTCGCCGATCCAGGACCTTCTCCACCACatattcctcctcctcttcctctaaGACCTCTTCCActttcttcttgttctgtttttttcccattgtgcTGGCCAGTTTTTCAGCTTACGGGCGACGCTGCTGGAAGGGGAGAGAGGACGAGACGCGTGTGTCGAGGGCGGGCTGAGCCTCGGCCAGGAAGCAGAGGCCCCGGGCACAGAGGTGAAGCACAGCACCGGGCGCTGCCCTAGAGGCCAGGGGCAGGCACCGCGCAGGTAACGCACGCAGGACGGGACGGAACGGCCCCGCGGAGGCAAaaaggctctgcagcagcagccgcgGCCTTTACGCGACGCCCTCCTGACGCAGCGCTGGCCTTTCTGTGTCCCCTGCACCTTACGGCACCATCAGCAGCCCGCCGGGTCCCACCCACGCCCGGCCAGGAGCCGTCCTCGATCCCCGCGCGCTTCTCAAGCCTCACCGCTCCCACGTGCTGCCCGCCAGGCTCCAGAAGCGTCGCGGCGTTCTGCCAGCTGCCCCCACCTTGCCGTCCCCTGCTGAggccccggcaccccccggcctcctccctccccgcccctcacctccccgtcccccccttTGGCTTCGCTCAGGAGAAAGCTGCGAAGCCGTCGGCAGCGGGAGGGAGACAGCTCGCGGCTGCCGCCAGCCAGAAGGCACCGGGCGGTTACTGCCAGCTCAACGCGAGTCACGGTCCCGGCCCCgagctccttccttccttcggTGGATTGGTACCTGCGGGACAGGTGCCCCGAGGGCGGttcttcccccagcctccctgtCTTCGAGCTGTTTGAACTGCCGGGGACTCCTGCTCAACGCAGCCCCGCCGGGAAGCAGCAGGGCCCGCAGGATGCGCTGCCCCAGCCCAAGGCCGCCCACCCTGAGCACAGCCACCGGGTGCCAaacccccggccccgctccccaggCTCAGGGGAAGCtcggggccccccccccccccccccccggcctcagcagcagcttctgctccaCAGAGGCTGAGGCCGGGCAGCAGGGCGAGCTGCACCGACTGGGAGCGAGCAGAGGGCCTGGAGGCTGCTCGCGTTTCGCATTAAAGCTCTGCGGATCGGGGCTGTTTATAAGGCACGACAGAAGTGCTGCAGATTTGCCCCGGCCGAAGGAGATGCCAGAGCTGGGCAAGTCCTCCTGCAAGCTGAGCGCCCTCCCGCCGGGACGCTGCCGCCCGCAGAGCCCCGCTCAGAGGAGAACGGCCACGGAGCTGAGCAGACCAGCGGCGGGGTCGGGCCACCCCGAGAGGCTGGCACGGAGCCTGCACGCTCCAGAGCACCCCGAGCACGCTGCCACCCCGCAGCCAGGGCTCGGGGGCAGCCACGGAGCACGGGGAAAGCCCGGGGGCAGACGGAAGCACTCGGCCGCCTGGCGCCGGACCCCACGGCTGTATTTTGGACCCCGCCATCGCGCTGCCTCCAACCCGACCGCACCGTGCCAGCAACAGGGCTCCTGCCGTGCTCGCTGCCCGCCGGACGCCTTCCCCGCGTGGCCCACCAAGCACCGGGGGCTGTGCCGGGGGAAGAACGGGCACCTTCCCCCACCGGCACCCCCAGCTGGGCTGAGGGCAAGCAGCCGGGGCGAGCCGGGGCTCCCAGGGCCGTGTCTCcggcctcctcctcccgctCAGCACAAGGCGCCTCGGCCGCTTCGCCTTTGTCCGGTCTCAGCGCAGGGCTCAGCACCTGACCGGGCTGCAGAGGGGGACAGggccgagctgctgctgctgctgctgcgcttACGGAGCtccaggggctgctggaggcgGGGACGGGACCTCCCCTGCGCTGCGTGAGCCCGAGGAGCCCCCGGGCCCACCCGGAGCAGCGGCAGGGACATTCCCCAGGCGGGCCCTGCTGCTCCCGGGGTCCTTTATTAAACCAGCGCCCACAAACGACGCCGAGCTCCCAGCGACAAAGTTTTCCTGCCCGGTCCCTCAGGGGAAAAGTCAAAGCTGCCGGCAGCcaccgggccggggccgcgcaGCAGCGCAGGGCCGAGGCTCTCCCCTCCCGAGGCCTCCTCCGAGgccgggcgcggcggggcccTACAACAATGCGGAGCCGCCGCCAGCGCCTAATCCCCAGGCCGGAGCCAGCGCTGCCGCAGGAAGCCGGGATCGTGTTTCACTCTGGAATTCCTCCGGCAGCTCCTTCCTcggctccttcctcccctccgTCCTCGCCTCGCTCCTGGCCAAGGCAGAGCAGGCTCCTGGCAGCGCTGCCAGGGGGGCCCTGTCCCCGCAGGGCTGGTGTGGGGGCGCCGGGCAGCTTCCCGAGAACGCCCGCGGAGCGGAGCCCAGCCAGGGCCAGGGGCAGCACGCAGGACAGGCAGGGAcgggaagagagaaggagaagggcCCCGGAGCGGTGCCGGCACGAGCTGCGCTGCGGAGCCACCCTCGTactggggcagggcaggggagatGCAGGTGAGAGGGGCAGGAGCCCGGGAGGAGTCCTCCGGAGGGAGGCAGGGACCAACGCGCGGCTGCAGGGGGCCGCCCGCTTCCCAGCTTCCGAGGCGGCAGCAGAGGCgagctgctgcactgcagccaGGACTGGGACCAAGGGACTTCAGCCCCAGCGAGGCGAGGGCTCGGCGCTGCCTTCACCCACGAAGCACCCCAGCTGCACCCTCGCCCCAGCCCGGCTGCCTTGGTGGAACCGAGCTCTTGGCGTGGATTTCGGCCTTCTGCCGCCAGGAACAGCCCCAAACGCACCCACCCGAGGTACTCAGAACACGCGGCAGCCCCCCGGAGTGCCGGCTGGCGTCTGCTCCttggggaaagcagcagagctcccaggGAGCCGGGAGGGCAGTGGGGGGAAGGCGGCCGCAGGCAGGCTCCTGGCCCTGGAGCTCCCGGAGAACGCCTCGCGCTGGCACCAGGCTCCTCCGTGGA
This genomic window from Oxyura jamaicensis isolate SHBP4307 breed ruddy duck chromosome 27, BPBGC_Ojam_1.0, whole genome shotgun sequence contains:
- the CBX1 gene encoding chromobox protein homolog 1 — protein: MGKKQNKKKVEEVLEEEEEEYVVEKVLDRRVVKGKVEYLLKWKGFSDEDNTWEPEENLDCPDLIAEFLQSQKTAHESEKSEGSKRKAESDTEDKGEESKPKKKKEESEKPRGFARGFEPERIIGATDSSGELMFLMKWKNSDEADLVPAKEANIKCPQVVISFYEERLTWHSYPSEDDDKKEDKN